In the genome of Halarsenatibacter silvermanii, one region contains:
- a CDS encoding MFS transporter, whose protein sequence is MQEFKNICRRHPDKLILFVILAFSLLGDSMLYAVLPAQAGIIGLSVGQVGILLSINRIIRFGSNFWAASIFRRFGTEIPFAGAVVAGTATTVLYGFHQGFLYLLAMRLIWGISYSLMRLKILVDIFSEDESDSRSSQESSKPEENKSKEGRLSGLFQSVTRTGGLAGMILGGFLAGGFNFTLAAYLLGAVSVVGAALLLYFYFRFYGGEVNDEEKGEVVVPEKSGLTSLLNLIRDPSFAALLAAGLAVHFTARGVINSSYGFYLNQLYGDEIGILVWTVSIAAVSGMVLSSRYLFDIVFSPFMGYLSDILDSRALLKIALIAQGILLFIFALVDIPLVVLLLPGAIFLLTSLLVVLLYVNTGKFTGYSLRSRMAGLTTAGDVGAALGPLALNLVGLGLPVQRLYILCALFLLGAAALYHRDSRPDG, encoded by the coding sequence GTGCAGGAATTTAAAAATATCTGCCGCCGCCACCCGGATAAATTGATTTTGTTTGTTATTCTTGCTTTTTCACTGCTCGGAGATTCGATGCTGTATGCTGTCCTGCCTGCTCAGGCCGGCATTATAGGTCTTTCTGTGGGCCAGGTAGGAATTTTACTCAGCATCAACCGGATTATCAGATTTGGTTCTAACTTCTGGGCTGCCTCAATATTCCGGCGCTTCGGAACTGAGATACCTTTTGCCGGGGCGGTTGTGGCCGGCACGGCTACCACAGTGCTGTACGGCTTTCATCAGGGATTTTTGTATCTTCTGGCGATGAGACTTATCTGGGGAATCAGTTATTCTCTGATGAGATTAAAAATTCTTGTCGACATTTTTTCGGAAGATGAATCCGATAGCCGGTCTTCGCAGGAGAGTTCAAAGCCTGAGGAAAATAAAAGTAAAGAGGGCAGGCTTTCAGGTCTATTTCAATCGGTGACCCGAACTGGCGGCCTGGCCGGAATGATTTTAGGCGGTTTTCTGGCCGGTGGTTTTAATTTTACTCTGGCTGCTTACCTGCTGGGAGCTGTCAGCGTGGTAGGTGCGGCACTGCTGCTCTATTTTTACTTTCGCTTTTATGGTGGTGAAGTAAATGATGAAGAAAAGGGTGAGGTGGTGGTCCCGGAAAAAAGTGGTCTGACCTCTCTTTTAAACCTCATTCGCGATCCATCCTTCGCTGCCCTGCTGGCAGCCGGTCTGGCCGTACATTTTACCGCCAGAGGTGTGATAAATTCCAGCTACGGTTTTTATCTGAACCAGCTTTATGGCGATGAAATCGGTATATTAGTCTGGACTGTGAGTATTGCTGCTGTCAGCGGCATGGTGCTATCTTCCCGCTATCTTTTTGATATAGTTTTCAGCCCGTTTATGGGTTATCTCAGCGATATTCTCGACTCCCGGGCACTGCTGAAAATAGCTCTGATCGCACAGGGTATTCTGCTGTTTATCTTTGCCCTGGTCGATATACCATTGGTTGTGCTGTTACTGCCCGGCGCTATTTTTTTGCTGACCAGTCTGCTGGTGGTTCTGCTGTATGTCAACACTGGTAAATTTACGGGTTACAGCCTGCGCAGCCGGATGGCGGGGCTGACTACTGCTGGTGATGTAGGAGCTGCCCTGGGGCCGCTGGCTCTTAACCTGGTCGGACTGGGACTGCCGGTGCAGCGCCTTTATATTCTATGCGCCCTTTTTCTTCTGGGAGCGGCAGCACTTTATCATAGAGATTCGCGACCTGACGGCTGA
- the cbiR gene encoding cobamide remodeling phosphodiesterase CbiR: MLKELEARMGVNDCFTFDRLRREGGEEYRLEPADYLAGLENMIELGFEQVEILSDTLRHTMSKADREELFSRLAGYRQENDISFSLHLPFWWTDIDNPDKRVRKGALEAIRRSIAIAEPAEPEQLVLHVFQNMEERAQGLVSDISVRQSFLKRVMEAASRSIAGITADLDKSRRLCLENLVKTDPDRLLELSRRHDTSLTYDVGHEFIRDENIKHYFQQHQRRIASLHIHNIKAGERLPDRPKTCQMQDHRPLEQGLIDYEEFLSFLADLSFSGSLITEVTGLKPASASAEYLKKLGLIGP, encoded by the coding sequence ATGCTAAAAGAACTGGAAGCAAGGATGGGAGTTAACGACTGTTTTACATTCGATAGACTGCGCCGGGAAGGCGGCGAGGAATACAGGCTTGAGCCGGCCGATTATCTGGCCGGCCTGGAAAATATGATCGAGCTGGGTTTTGAACAGGTCGAGATTTTAAGCGATACTCTGCGCCATACAATGTCAAAAGCTGACCGGGAAGAATTATTTTCCCGGCTGGCCGGCTACCGGCAGGAGAATGATATCAGTTTTTCCCTGCACCTGCCTTTCTGGTGGACCGATATCGACAATCCCGATAAAAGAGTCAGGAAAGGTGCTCTAGAGGCCATAAGGCGGAGTATAGCCATAGCTGAACCGGCTGAACCCGAACAGCTGGTGCTGCATGTCTTTCAGAATATGGAAGAAAGGGCGCAGGGGCTGGTTTCCGACATCAGCGTCAGGCAGAGTTTTCTTAAGCGTGTTATGGAAGCAGCTTCCAGAAGTATAGCCGGGATAACCGCCGATCTTGATAAAAGTCGCCGGCTCTGCCTGGAGAATCTGGTAAAAACGGACCCGGATCGTCTGCTCGAGCTGAGCAGGCGTCATGATACTTCTCTGACCTATGATGTCGGCCACGAATTCATCAGGGATGAAAATATTAAACATTATTTTCAGCAGCATCAGAGGCGGATAGCTTCTCTGCACATTCACAACATAAAAGCGGGTGAAAGGCTGCCGGACCGCCCTAAAACCTGCCAGATGCAGGACCACCGGCCGCTGGAGCAGGGTCTGATCGATTATGAGGAGTTTTTATCGTTCCTGGCCGATCTGAGCTTCTCAGGATCGCTGATTACTGAGGTGACAGGCTTAAAACCGGCCTCAGCTTCGGCTGAATACCTCAAGAAGCTGGGACTTATCGGTCCGTGA
- a CDS encoding ABC transporter permease subunit translates to MLDRLNAIIESNIFVHILLILLLIVIIFPVYYSFIVSSSERVEVYERPPTFTPGDQLVTNFYRVWHGTDLPRALFNSTVFSLSVTFGKLIISLMTAYAIVFFDFKLAAPVFFLTLFTLMMPVPVRLMSTYEVVSSLGMIDTYQGLILPMIASATGTFLFRQIFKTIPNELAEATVIDGGGPLQFFFHVLLPLIKTNAAALFVILFIWTWNQYLWPLLITTSSEMRVVQLGIEGLIPGGGQLPDWTLIMPYVVSAMVPPLVVILGLQRYFVKGLIEPNK, encoded by the coding sequence ATGCTTGATAGACTTAATGCCATAATTGAGAGCAATATATTTGTTCATATTCTTTTGATATTGCTGTTGATTGTCATAATTTTTCCGGTTTATTACTCTTTTATCGTCAGCAGTTCAGAGAGAGTTGAAGTTTATGAGAGGCCGCCGACCTTCACCCCCGGTGATCAGCTGGTGACCAATTTTTACAGAGTATGGCATGGGACTGATCTTCCCCGGGCTCTTTTCAACAGTACAGTATTCTCTCTGTCTGTGACCTTCGGGAAATTGATAATATCGCTGATGACGGCTTATGCCATCGTGTTTTTCGATTTCAAGCTGGCGGCTCCGGTATTCTTCCTGACTCTTTTTACTCTTATGATGCCGGTTCCGGTCAGGCTGATGTCAACTTATGAGGTGGTATCATCGCTGGGAATGATTGACACCTATCAGGGTTTGATACTGCCGATGATAGCTTCGGCAACCGGAACATTTTTGTTCCGGCAGATATTCAAGACAATACCCAACGAGCTGGCTGAAGCCACTGTTATTGATGGAGGCGGGCCGCTTCAATTTTTCTTTCACGTTCTCCTGCCCCTCATCAAAACCAATGCCGCAGCTCTTTTTGTCATCCTCTTCATCTGGACCTGGAATCAGTATCTCTGGCCGCTTTTGATAACGACCAGTTCTGAGATGAGGGTGGTTCAGCTCGGAATAGAAGGGCTGATTCCAGGAGGCGGTCAGCTGCCGGACTGGACTTTGATTATGCCCTATGTGGTTTCGGCCATGGTGCCTCCGCTGGTAGTTATTTTAGGTTTGCAGCGTTATTTCGTTAAAGGACTTATCGAACCCAACAAATAA
- a CDS encoding carbohydrate ABC transporter permease, translating to MDRDKFKFPNQILPYLLVLPQVVVVLIFIVFPTFESFRMSTYMSDAFGHGRVFVGLENYIDLLTSTEYQQTIIVTLIFTLAVTFIGLALGLMISLLLNRKIKGLSFYRTALIWPYALSPAVVGAIWMFLFHPSYGVLTYISPLYLNWLERGSHALILLIIAAIWRNLGYNIAFYLAGLQNIPQNLLEAASIDGAGAIGRFRKIIFPLISPTTFFLFTMNLIYAFYQIFGLVHTVTKGGPGGATNVMVYSAYRDGVTHLMPGFSAAQSVIMFVIAVGLVYLQFKYAQRGVYYA from the coding sequence ATGGATCGGGATAAATTTAAATTTCCCAATCAAATCTTGCCTTACCTTCTGGTCTTACCTCAGGTAGTAGTGGTCCTTATTTTTATCGTCTTTCCCACCTTTGAATCCTTTCGAATGAGTACTTATATGAGCGATGCTTTTGGTCATGGTCGCGTATTTGTGGGCCTGGAAAATTATATCGATCTTCTAACTTCAACGGAATATCAGCAGACCATCATTGTCACCCTGATATTTACCCTGGCGGTCACTTTTATAGGTCTGGCTCTGGGGCTTATGATAAGTCTTCTGCTCAACCGCAAAATAAAAGGCCTGTCATTTTACCGTACCGCTCTCATCTGGCCTTACGCACTCTCTCCGGCCGTTGTGGGCGCTATCTGGATGTTTTTATTTCATCCCTCCTATGGTGTGTTAACCTACATCTCACCTCTTTATCTAAACTGGCTGGAACGGGGATCTCATGCTCTAATTCTGCTTATAATTGCCGCTATCTGGAGAAATTTGGGCTACAATATTGCTTTTTATCTGGCCGGGCTGCAGAATATCCCCCAGAATTTGCTCGAGGCTGCTTCGATAGACGGTGCGGGGGCTATAGGACGTTTTCGCAAAATAATTTTTCCGCTTATCTCCCCGACCACCTTCTTTCTCTTCACCATGAATTTAATTTATGCCTTCTATCAGATTTTTGGCCTGGTTCATACTGTCACCAAAGGAGGTCCCGGCGGGGCTACCAACGTCATGGTTTATTCAGCCTATCGCGACGGAGTTACCCATCTGATGCCGGGCTTTTCCGCAGCTCAGTCGGTGATTATGTTTGTAATAGCAGTTGGTCTGGTCTATCTGCAATTTAAATACGCGCAGAGGGGAGTCTATTATGCTTGA